One segment of Paenibacillus rhizovicinus DNA contains the following:
- a CDS encoding DUF6385 domain-containing protein, giving the protein MSTTDEFVALPPQDTSNKSVYSYAVVNRGSEPVIAQVEVGPNGRDYATDAEEIVPDGGTAIVVPIKFQRYTRLLVKSLNEGKPTGVTVYFQSQRVR; this is encoded by the coding sequence GTGTCAACGACGGATGAATTTGTCGCGCTGCCCCCGCAGGATACCTCCAATAAGAGCGTCTATTCCTATGCGGTCGTCAATAGGGGGAGCGAGCCCGTTATCGCACAGGTGGAAGTCGGTCCCAACGGGAGAGATTATGCGACCGATGCCGAAGAAATCGTCCCGGATGGCGGCACAGCCATTGTCGTGCCGATCAAGTTTCAACGGTACACGAGATTACTGGTGAAGTCGCTGAACGAAGGCAAACCAACGGGGGTGACGGTGTATTTTCAATCGCAACGGGTCAGATGA
- a CDS encoding beta strand repeat-containing protein gives MPNFSAFNPNPDKLRTLIFGQDATLTPQPVATDTEGHILNIILDGTLSNVSISGGTVSVGTIDNLLNGTITSVMGATITAGTLTSVLGATITAGTLTNLLNGTITSVMGATITAGTVAISGGTVTVGTIDNLLDGTLTSVMGATITAGTLDNLLDGTITSVMGATITAGTLTNLLNGTLTSVLGATITAGTLTNLLNGTITSVLGATITAGTLTNLLNGTITSVMGATITAGTVAISGGTVTVGTIDNLLDGTLTSVMGATITAGTLDNLLDGTITSVMGATITAGTLTNLLNGTITSVLGATITAGTLTNLLNGTITSVMGATITAGTVAISGGTVTVGTIDNLLDGTLTSVMGATITAGTLDNLLDGTITSVMGATITAGTLTNLLNGTITSVLGATITAGTLTNLLNGTITSVMGATITAGTVAISGGTVTVGTIDNLLDGTLTSVMGATITAGTLDNLLDGTITSVMGATITAGTLTNLLNGTITSVLGATITAGTLTNLLNGTITSVMGATITAGTVAISGGTVTVGTIDNLLDGTLTSVMGATITAGTLDNLLDGTITSVMGATITAGTLTNLLNGTITSVLGATITAGTLTNLLNGTITSVMGATITAGTVAISGGTVTVGTIDNLLDGTLTSVMGATITAGTLTNLLNGTITSVLGATITAGTLTNLLNGTITSVLGATITAGTLSSVTSISQKSFIEQANTSLVTGNAFTSLNPVTTSVLGTYSFFVYNRGPGTNKADARVEISADGTNWYADVDTSTGISSGSVDVLVPQRFLKYTRLSYRSAASGSPTTIDVYFNAQGT, from the coding sequence ATGCCGAATTTTTCGGCCTTTAATCCGAATCCGGACAAATTGCGCACCTTAATATTCGGTCAGGATGCGACGCTGACGCCGCAGCCGGTAGCAACGGATACGGAAGGCCATATACTGAATATTATTTTGGATGGCACGCTTAGCAATGTGTCGATTTCAGGCGGGACGGTGTCGGTCGGCACGATCGACAATTTGCTAAACGGTACGATCACGAGCGTGATGGGAGCGACGATCACAGCGGGCACGTTGACGAGCGTGCTTGGGGCGACGATCACGGCAGGAACGTTGACCAACTTGCTGAACGGTACGATCACGAGCGTGATGGGAGCGACAATTACAGCAGGTACGGTGGCGATCTCCGGCGGAACGGTGACGGTCGGTACGATCGATAACCTGCTGGACGGAACGTTGACCAGCGTGATGGGAGCGACGATTACAGCAGGTACGCTCGACAACTTGCTGGATGGTACGATCACGAGCGTCATGGGAGCGACGATCACGGCAGGAACGTTGACGAACTTGCTGAACGGTACGTTAACGAGCGTGCTTGGGGCGACGATCACGGCAGGAACGTTGACCAACTTGCTGAACGGTACGATTACGAGCGTGCTTGGGGCGACGATCACGGCGGGCACGTTGACGAACTTGCTGAATGGTACGATTACAAGTGTCATGGGAGCGACAATCACAGCTGGTACGGTGGCGATCTCCGGCGGTACGGTGACGGTCGGCACGATCGATAATCTACTGGATGGTACACTGACGAGCGTGATGGGGGCGACGATTACAGCAGGTACGCTCGACAACTTGCTGGATGGTACGATCACGAGCGTCATGGGAGCGACGATCACAGCAGGAACGTTGACGAACTTATTGAACGGTACGATTACGAGCGTGCTTGGGGCGACGATCACGGCGGGCACGTTGACGAACTTGCTGAACGGTACGATCACGAGTGTAATGGGAGCCACGATCACAGCCGGTACGGTGGCGATCTCCGGCGGTACGGTGACGGTCGGCACGATCGATAACCTGCTGGACGGAACGTTGACTAGCGTCATGGGAGCGACAATTACAGCAGGTACGCTCGACAACTTGCTGGATGGTACGATCACGAGCGTCATGGGAGCGACGATCACAGCAGGAACGTTGACGAACTTATTGAACGGTACGATTACGAGCGTGCTTGGGGCGACGATCACGGCGGGCACGTTGACGAACTTGCTGAACGGTACGATCACGAGTGTAATGGGAGCCACGATCACAGCCGGTACGGTGGCGATCTCCGGCGGTACGGTGACGGTCGGCACGATCGATAACCTGCTGGACGGAACGTTGACTAGCGTCATGGGAGCGACAATTACAGCAGGTACGCTCGACAACTTGCTGGATGGTACGATCACGAGCGTCATGGGAGCGACGATCACAGCAGGAACGTTGACGAACTTACTGAACGGTACGATTACGAGCGTGCTTGGGGCGACGATCACGGCAGGAACGCTGACGAACTTGCTGAACGGTACGATCACGAGTGTAATGGGAGCCACGATCACAGCCGGTACGGTGGCGATCTCCGGCGGTACGGTGACGGTCGGCACGATCGATAATCTACTGGATGGTACACTGACGAGCGTGATGGGGGCGACGATTACAGCAGGTACGCTCGACAACTTGCTGGATGGTACGATTACGAGCGTCATGGGAGCAACGATCACAGCAGGAACGTTGACGAACTTACTGAACGGTACGATTACGAGCGTGCTTGGGGCGACGATCACGGCAGGAACGCTGACGAACTTGCTAAACGGTACGATCACGAGTGTAATGGGAGCCACGATCACAGCCGGTACGGTGGCGATCTCCGGCGGTACGGTGACGGTCGGCACGATCGATAACCTGCTGGACGGAACGTTGACCAGCGTGATGGGAGCAACGATCACGGCGGGCACGTTGACGAACTTGCTGAACGGCACGATTACGAGCGTGCTCGGAGCAACGATTACGGCGGGAACGCTGACGAACTTGCTGAACGGAACGATCACGAGCGTGCTTGGAGCAACGATTACGGCCGGTACGTTAAGCAGCGTAACGTCGATTTCGCAAAAAAGCTTCATTGAACAGGCGAACACCTCGCTCGTAACGGGCAATGCCTTTACATCTCTGAATCCGGTGACGACGAGCGTGCTCGGAACGTATTCCTTCTTCGTGTATAACCGGGGTCCCGGCACGAACAAAGCGGATGCCCGCGTAGAGATCAGCGCCGACGGCACCAACTGGTATGCGGATGTCGACACGTCGACGGGCATATCTTCCGGCAGCGTGGACGTTCTCGTGCCGCAGCGGTTCTTGAAGTACACCCGGCTCTCCTATCGTTCGGCGGCTTCGGGCAGCCCGACGACCATCGATGTCTATTTTAACGCGCAAGGCACTTAA